The following are encoded together in the Blautia obeum ATCC 29174 genome:
- a CDS encoding YfhO family protein encodes MLSNTRKKVWVYSIPFLITAAMLLVIFYKAGIYPFGEKSLLIWDLRWQYIQFFSWFKQVLTGRGDLFYSFNAGMGSNMIGLYAYYLASPLNLLILFFDDIQIFVLVLTILKLALAASASAFFIRNRFPAVDNVWTIVLATCYGMMSYGISQKCNLMWLDALIMLPLICIGVYRFVTQKKKKYLFAAVLVMIICNWYMAYMCCLFSVLYFFFELFCAGEKKKYVVSIVQYGVTMLLAVMGSMVLFLPTAMNLLQGKGIESTTDYTPGFHIGIKTLIKGLLPGVWMQKSFGTESQGIMLFCGTFVLFCVVAYFLSKRNLKEKVLSAVLMIFLVVSATFIPLENVWNGFRKANSYYCRFSFIIVFFIIYLTAAYLEKGAKFIHKKWFKSVVCVWISVELLFNGYSIVKSFAPVEGHKYSEYDEQQQERFNSLEGSDDDFYRTEQASVAGEDKGANYLGVFNEGLQFGYHSFATYTSTINSALTELYHKCGYHDYYKFMQYNEPLLLTDSLWGIKYIISDHDIEGCKKDIDAGVINDKSVYLNPYALNLGYRVQDADIENIEAENAFEYQNMLLSTLLGENIQCFKKVDSQKTVLEDGDEFQIKVPEQEHILYGYIDHVIKNAAQTVIFINGKARTTYSRVTSYKTFQIDDPEQSDIATVTLKGNIPNKDELEGVFYYLDMREFRAAIEKLKTEMFQIEDYTEGSVTGTYTATEDNEKLMLTIPYDKGWRIECNGKTVTADADRTFTVLTMNKGENKITMKYISPGFREGAIISLLAILLFVIWQRAEKKRMMKFCGEVHI; translated from the coding sequence ATGTTGAGTAATACCAGGAAAAAAGTGTGGGTATATAGTATTCCTTTTTTGATTACAGCAGCAATGTTGCTGGTTATCTTTTATAAGGCAGGTATATATCCGTTTGGAGAGAAAAGTTTGCTGATTTGGGACCTGAGATGGCAGTACATTCAGTTCTTTTCCTGGTTTAAGCAGGTATTGACTGGCCGAGGTGATCTTTTCTATTCGTTTAATGCGGGTATGGGAAGCAACATGATTGGATTGTATGCGTATTATCTGGCCAGTCCGCTGAATCTCCTGATTTTGTTTTTTGATGACATTCAGATATTTGTGCTTGTTCTTACTATATTAAAACTGGCACTTGCAGCATCTGCGAGTGCCTTTTTCATTAGAAACAGATTCCCGGCTGTTGATAATGTATGGACGATTGTTCTGGCAACCTGTTACGGCATGATGTCATATGGAATTTCACAGAAATGTAATCTCATGTGGCTGGATGCACTGATTATGCTGCCTCTTATATGTATTGGGGTATATCGATTTGTAACACAAAAGAAAAAAAAATATTTATTTGCAGCAGTTTTGGTGATGATTATTTGTAACTGGTATATGGCATATATGTGTTGCCTGTTTTCAGTGTTATACTTTTTTTTCGAATTATTCTGTGCAGGAGAGAAGAAAAAATATGTTGTATCGATTGTTCAATATGGGGTAACAATGCTGCTTGCGGTGATGGGATCTATGGTTCTGTTTTTACCGACAGCAATGAATTTACTTCAGGGAAAGGGAATTGAAAGTACAACAGATTATACGCCAGGATTTCATATAGGAATAAAGACTTTGATAAAGGGTCTTCTTCCGGGAGTATGGATGCAGAAATCCTTTGGAACAGAATCACAGGGAATAATGCTCTTTTGTGGGACATTCGTTCTTTTTTGTGTTGTAGCTTATTTTTTATCAAAAAGAAATCTGAAAGAAAAAGTACTGTCTGCGGTATTGATGATTTTTCTGGTTGTGTCGGCAACGTTTATTCCATTGGAAAATGTCTGGAATGGATTCAGAAAAGCAAATTCGTATTATTGTAGATTTTCTTTTATTATCGTTTTTTTTATCATTTATCTGACGGCAGCTTATCTTGAAAAAGGTGCAAAATTCATTCACAAAAAATGGTTTAAATCAGTTGTATGTGTCTGGATAAGTGTGGAATTGCTGTTTAATGGTTACAGCATTGTGAAATCTTTTGCTCCGGTTGAGGGACATAAATACAGTGAGTATGATGAACAGCAGCAAGAACGATTTAATAGCTTGGAAGGTTCAGACGATGACTTTTACAGAACAGAACAGGCTTCTGTAGCAGGTGAAGATAAAGGTGCAAATTATCTGGGCGTATTTAATGAAGGTTTGCAATTTGGATATCATTCATTTGCAACATATACTTCAACGATCAACAGTGCACTGACAGAACTGTATCATAAATGTGGTTATCATGATTATTATAAATTTATGCAGTATAACGAACCACTTTTGTTAACAGATTCATTATGGGGTATCAAATATATTATAAGTGATCATGACATAGAAGGTTGTAAAAAAGATATAGATGCAGGTGTTATAAATGATAAAAGCGTGTATCTGAATCCATATGCGCTGAATCTTGGGTATCGTGTACAGGATGCAGATATCGAAAATATAGAGGCTGAAAATGCATTTGAATATCAGAACATGTTGTTGTCTACATTATTGGGTGAAAATATTCAATGTTTCAAAAAAGTAGATTCACAGAAAACAGTTCTGGAAGATGGCGATGAATTTCAGATAAAAGTACCTGAACAGGAACATATTTTATATGGGTATATAGATCATGTGATAAAAAATGCAGCGCAGACAGTTATCTTTATAAACGGAAAAGCGCGAACGACTTATTCCAGAGTAACTTCTTATAAAACATTTCAAATTGATGATCCGGAACAGTCAGATATTGCAACAGTAACATTAAAAGGAAATATACCGAATAAAGACGAACTGGAAGGTGTCTTTTATTATCTCGATATGAGGGAATTTCGTGCTGCTATTGAAAAACTAAAGACGGAAATGTTTCAGATTGAAGATTATACAGAAGGAAGCGTTACAGGAACGTATACTGCAACAGAAGATAATGAGAAACTGATGCTCACGATACCATATGATAAGGGATGGAGAATAGAATGTAATGGAAAGACAGTAACTGCAGATGCAGACAGAACTTTTACTGTACTGACAATGAATAAGGGTGAAAATAAAATTACAATGAAATATATATCACCCGGGTTCAGAGAAGGTGCGATAATTTCGTTATTGGCAATTCTGCTCTTTGTTATATGGCAAAGAGCAGAAAAGAAAAGAATGATGAAATTTTGTGGGGAGGTGCATATCTGA
- a CDS encoding acyltransferase: MTKSRKIWLDVVRATAILCVVLCHSVEAFYHPVLLGQLQVSFPLWNIENLLFTIGRIGVPLFLATTGALMLPRDYPDVSAFYKKSLFPLFLTTEIWIFFNYIFCCVIEHQTFNISRLLLEMLFLKSSSLSHMWYMPVILGCYIALPFLSRLLQTSTNLRQYSLLYVLGIIIFFIIPTANVFFKEAITVIPVFRSQLDTGLWGSYYSFYIITGYLISKHQMLDRFKSQSLLFGIILAFVLNSTGQYYLYSHHYYQSAFLYWYSDFAIFLIGIFTFELLRRRYHNKAIIKFAPVIEYISRCSFGIYIIHKPILVVLQKYFNHFTTASVHIQMPALFFASLFGSLILLYPFKSVWKKAGVLLFHIK, translated from the coding sequence ATGACTAAATCTCGAAAAATATGGCTGGACGTTGTCCGTGCCACTGCAATTTTATGCGTCGTGCTTTGTCACTCTGTAGAAGCATTTTACCATCCTGTACTCCTTGGCCAGCTCCAGGTATCTTTTCCTCTCTGGAATATTGAAAACCTGCTTTTTACAATTGGACGAATAGGCGTTCCGTTGTTTCTGGCTACTACTGGTGCGCTTATGCTGCCCCGGGATTATCCTGATGTTTCTGCCTTTTATAAGAAATCACTGTTCCCACTATTCCTTACTACGGAAATATGGATTTTTTTCAATTACATTTTTTGCTGTGTGATTGAACACCAAACATTCAATATCTCCAGATTGCTTCTGGAAATGCTGTTTCTGAAATCCTCCTCCCTTTCACACATGTGGTATATGCCCGTGATCTTAGGATGCTACATTGCACTCCCTTTTCTTTCCCGGTTATTGCAGACATCCACAAACCTCCGGCAGTATTCACTGCTGTATGTTCTTGGAATCATCATCTTTTTTATAATTCCAACAGCAAATGTTTTTTTCAAAGAGGCAATCACTGTTATTCCCGTATTTCGTTCACAGCTTGATACTGGTTTGTGGGGCAGCTACTACAGTTTTTATATTATTACAGGATATCTGATCAGCAAACACCAGATGCTTGACCGCTTCAAAAGTCAGTCACTGCTGTTTGGAATCATTCTCGCCTTTGTTTTAAATTCAACCGGACAGTACTATTTATACAGCCATCATTATTATCAATCCGCATTTCTGTACTGGTATTCAGATTTTGCAATATTTCTGATCGGCATCTTCACCTTTGAACTGCTGAGACGAAGATATCACAACAAAGCAATCATTAAATTTGCACCAGTCATTGAATATATTTCCCGCTGCAGTTTCGGTATCTATATTATACATAAACCCATTTTAGTAGTTCTCCAGAAATACTTCAACCATTTTACGACCGCATCTGTACATATCCAGATGCCAGCATTATTTTTTGCCAGTCTGTTCGGCAGCCTGATTCTGCTCTATCCATTTAAATCTGTCTGGAAAAAAGCCGGTGTTCTTCTTTTTCATATCAAGTAA
- a CDS encoding YfhO family protein, producing MISFFILYIAAVFLSSFVLKKYYLNNIVAVLCMIFTCSELFYGAYQTFVNGYYVSATAYNRYATTQEQAVQDLHTLDDSLFYRTEQTSSWRTNADHFQGNFNEGLAYGYMPLSSYSSTYNSNIMAFYNKCGYSVYRLLITWCEPILSSDSLLGIKYILGDFTQSGYEKVNDTGYNNKNIYKNPYALELGYKTSDDISSEIHADNIFEYQNALLSRIVGHLVQCYKTCTAEKTKNNDGYSWTVTSPEQDSVLYGYCNYTSGNDLKLYIDGNLRTKYSIWSAYKTFQVGDGNTPAHIVQLKGTLQRSREIDGVFYYLDMQEFRDVMREISQNQVTTFDLQDKYIKCEYTAQSDELLLLTIPYDDGWTAYVNGEKVEAYKLQDIFTGIRVTSGINTIEMKYTLPGFKIGVIFSCLGVIVYSLTCFFLFKKQRHF from the coding sequence TTATGCATGATCTTTACTTGTTCAGAACTTTTTTACGGAGCTTATCAGACTTTCGTAAACGGATATTATGTGAGTGCTACAGCCTATAATCGGTATGCCACTACCCAGGAGCAGGCTGTCCAGGATCTCCATACGCTTGACGATTCGCTCTTTTATCGGACCGAACAGACATCCAGCTGGCGGACCAATGCTGATCATTTCCAAGGAAATTTTAACGAAGGACTGGCATACGGTTATATGCCGTTATCTTCTTACAGTTCTACATACAATAGTAATATCATGGCCTTTTATAACAAATGTGGCTACAGTGTATACCGTCTCCTGATCACCTGGTGTGAACCTATCTTATCCTCCGATTCGCTCCTGGGAATCAAGTATATTCTTGGTGACTTCACGCAAAGCGGATATGAAAAAGTGAATGACACAGGTTACAATAATAAAAACATTTACAAAAATCCCTATGCATTAGAACTAGGCTACAAAACCTCTGACGATATATCATCGGAGATTCACGCAGACAATATATTCGAATATCAGAATGCACTGCTTTCCCGGATTGTGGGACATCTTGTTCAATGCTATAAGACATGTACGGCAGAAAAAACGAAAAATAATGATGGCTACAGTTGGACCGTTACTTCTCCTGAACAGGATTCCGTATTATATGGATACTGCAATTATACCTCAGGAAATGACCTGAAGCTTTATATTGACGGAAATCTCCGCACCAAGTATTCCATCTGGTCAGCCTATAAAACTTTTCAGGTTGGTGACGGAAACACTCCTGCGCATATTGTTCAGCTAAAAGGAACTCTTCAACGCTCTCGGGAAATCGATGGGGTTTTCTATTATCTCGATATGCAGGAATTTCGTGATGTAATGAGGGAAATCTCTCAAAATCAGGTTACTACCTTTGACCTCCAGGATAAATATATCAAGTGTGAATATACTGCCCAGAGCGATGAACTACTTCTTCTCACCATCCCGTATGATGATGGATGGACTGCTTATGTAAATGGAGAAAAAGTCGAAGCATATAAACTGCAGGATATTTTTACAGGCATCCGTGTTACATCTGGTATCAATACAATTGAAATGAAATATACACTTCCGGGATTCAAAATTGGTGTGATTTTCTCCTGTCTGGGTGTTATAGTTTATTCTCTGACCTGCTTTTTCCTTTTCAAAAAGCAACGTCACTTTTAA